TTAACTAACCTTTTTTGCTTATCTACTAACCAAACAAGTAATTAGATTGGATAGTAGACCATCGATCGGAATCCATAATAGACACTGTGAAAAACATAATCCACCTTAAAAATTACGccttttacaaatttaaaattctaacCATTTTTCAATAAACTTATTTCTAtagtttaaatgaaaaaaaaaatagctaatATAGATTACTACAAGTAGTCATTATATACTAAAACTAAACGGCATTGTTTTGTACTAGCTAGATAGATTTACACAACACTAACTACTTGGTATCTTTACCAATATGCATTTCTtaccaaccaaaccaaatacGACAACTAATACTCGTAAAATCATAAATGAAGTATAATTACtgcaacaaaaaataaattagtactGTAGTAGAAAATAGAGAAACACATGCCGGatgcaataaaaataaatgtaaacaaaaacacaaaaataagcAATGAATTTATATTACATTAAAGGATCCGACAACTTCCTGACCAATCAAAATCATAGATTCAAAAGTGACAAgaaatatccatatataatacaaaaatggGAACGATTATAGCGTTTAAATTTGTAACCTAGCTATTGTTATAAAGGGGGCAGCAATAGTTGTTTGAATTTCAGGAATTCAATTTTAGATCTTTCAACTTTAAATACGTAAACCTACCGCTCCCAACCCCACACGAgctttataataaaatcttattaagtCAATAATTTACCTCTTCACAATCACAAATAACCAAAATGTGTTTCATAATGGACTCATAATAAAAACAAGCTATTCCATGCTTGTAGAGTGGGTAGCTTCACGTCTTTTTTAATACAGTACTACTACAGTAtaggttttttttgtcttatttcaCTGAATTTTGTAACAAGTTCATATTAACTCATCATGCAAATCACCTTTGACATTTTTTAAAACACGTAAAcgaaaaataaacaaagctcAGTAGGCTACTCCCCTGACATGGTGGTAATTATAGgtaacaaacaataaacaaagggttaaaaaaaaatatgaaacgcaaacacacaaaaaaagctgTCTTCCTCCCCCCACCACTTTATACAGCCTGTCATCACTTCTATTGGTCCACAACACGACAAAAATCCTACGTGGCatccatttttattatttttctgtaaatttttctctatttatacacaaactctgcttcttctttctcttcccataataataattattcttCATCTCAccgggaaaaataaaaactgagtCAACTCAGACCGAGTTACCAAGAACCATTATTATTAACACactgaatatatatacacatacgcAAATGGGTATATGCAGCTCGAGCGAGTCGACTCAAGTCGCCACGGCGAAGGTGATCTTACAAGATGGGAGGATGATGGAGTTTGCGAACCCCGTTAAAGTCGGATACGTATTGCTCAAGTATCCCATGTGTTTTATTTGCAACTCCGACGATATGGATTTCGACGACGCCGTTTCCGCCATCAGCGCCGACGAGGAGCTTCAGCTTGGTCAGATATACTttgctcttcctctttcttgGCTTCGTCAGCCACTTAAAGCGGATGAGATGGCTGCATTGGCCGTTAAAGCTAGCTCTGCGCTCATGCGAGGTAGTGGAGGTTGCCGTCGGAAACTCGTTGATCCTATTGTTTCTGATAAGTTTCGAACGAGAGTTGGATCCGGTGATGATACTGTTGGTTCCGGCTCCGGAAGAAGGAAAGGGAGGAACGTTGACGGTGGCGGTAGTGTTAGTAGTAGCCGGAGGAGGAAAAGTTACGCGGCGGAGTTGAGTACGATAGATGAGTGAAGGGtagttttggaattttgattaaaatttgtGGATAGTGTAAATTATGTTGGGGGGCCTATTTAGTCATTTAATGAAGATGCAATTTGCAGCATATTGGCAAAAAGTTCTTATTTGGTATTTTAGTACTTAGCACCAAATTACAGTTATATCCTTAcattacacattttttttgttaatcataCTTATTAGATTTGACATACACATAACTAAAAGTATTAATTTCATTATTGATATAAAAACTAGTATAAAGGAGATAAGAAAGGAACATGTGACTGGTTCCAAAGATCTCGTAACGCGGTATTTGGATTGATTGCATGatgaattaaaaatacaaagGTTACGCAATAATagtcaaataaatatatacactcATACACACAGTTCGATCGACcccaacacaaaaaaaaatagtatagtTATTTGgaaaagattatataatagtTGATTTTTAAGTGATAAATTTGTCAATAAAATATCCTTAGCGTAACTGTTATCAATAATCTTTTAGTACCAAATTATGAACTACATACATAATGCGtaaatatgatcaaaataaaatttggatattcgtttttaaaatatatgactaGAAAAATGGAGTTAAATATATGTTGGCGTGACGTATATAACTTGGGACCAGTTGATTCGCTTTTTGCCTCCCTTAATAATTGATAACttaatagtagtagtaatagatatgtgtatatatttcttacaactaaaatattaaatagtataCTTCATAGGAGTGTATGTTTTTGACAAAGAATAATGAGTTTGGAACTTTTTATATGAATCAAATTTTAAAGGTGACCTTGATATTAGAGCACTTTCCGGAAATTATATTTAAGAGTCTCTTGGTTCCAAAAGTCCAGCTGTTTTGATCAAAGCTTCCAGTGATCAAGGATGTAGTCATTGGCCAATCTATTTATGATTCATATGAAAGCTTTTTTGGTTATTAATGCGACTGTCCATAACATTCATTACTACTAAATTAGATTaggttgacaaaacaaaaatgccCAGCTGTGTTCGAATTGAGTATGATTGTTTCCCATCTTTTCAAGAAAGAATTTAAGCTTTCTGTACTACTCCattgttttcttgtctttttatcCGTTAAcctatttgcattaaaaaaaaaaaaaaatcttcagcTCAAAGCTTTTCACAGGATCTAAGAACTAGTTTTAAAGTAATGTTATACTATACGTGTACACATATCACTGATATTTAATTCATTATTCCAAATAGTATAGTGTGTATACTCGTTTTTAAGATCCGACATAACTGACGCAATTGATATTTAGTCGGTTCAACTAACTATATGTCGACATAGTTttcattcattgttttttaatgattaatttgttgatattttcatgttgtaaaatgatatttttccttctattttttttcatttaaattataatatataagctTGTCTCAGTAAGATA
The sequence above is a segment of the Camelina sativa cultivar DH55 chromosome 10, Cs, whole genome shotgun sequence genome. Coding sequences within it:
- the LOC104716443 gene encoding uncharacterized protein LOC104716443 yields the protein MGICSSSESTQVATAKVILQDGRMMEFANPVKVGYVLLKYPMCFICNSDDMDFDDAVSAISADEELQLGQIYFALPLSWLRQPLKADEMAALAVKASSALMRGSGGCRRKLVDPIVSDKFRTRVGSGDDTVGSGSGRRKGRNVDGGGSVSSSRRRKSYAAELSTIDE